One genomic region from Desulfuromonas sp. TF encodes:
- a CDS encoding uroporphyrinogen decarboxylase family protein: MTEKERLLKALAGKAVDRPPFICPGGMMTMIVTEVMDAVECFWPQAHADARKMAELTLGANRLTGIENLGLPFCMTVEAEAMGAEVGLGSRESEPHVTAYAMESLADIDRLTSIDVTKGRARVCTDAVRILKEQAPEVPIIANLSGPVSLATSLVDPLLYYRALHRGKEAAHRLNRLSMKNALAFGDALVEAGADVICIADPSATGELIGRRAFEEFVLPYLNEMTEHFRQRHGKPSIVHICGDVKSLGTVLEQLTAESVSVDAVVGIPLLKALASGKVTMGNISTYLLELGDPEKLARVSEQCLSQGVDILAPACGISPRTPINNILAVSETACRYRTMA, translated from the coding sequence ATGACCGAGAAAGAACGCCTGCTGAAGGCACTAGCCGGAAAAGCGGTCGACCGCCCTCCCTTCATCTGCCCGGGAGGGATGATGACCATGATCGTGACCGAGGTCATGGACGCCGTGGAGTGTTTCTGGCCCCAGGCCCATGCCGATGCTAGAAAAATGGCCGAACTCACCCTCGGGGCCAACCGTTTGACCGGCATCGAAAACCTCGGCCTTCCCTTCTGCATGACGGTGGAAGCCGAAGCCATGGGAGCCGAGGTGGGGCTCGGCAGCAGGGAGAGCGAGCCTCACGTGACCGCCTATGCCATGGAAAGCCTGGCGGATATCGACCGACTGACTTCGATCGACGTGACCAAAGGGCGAGCCAGGGTCTGCACCGATGCCGTCCGCATTCTCAAGGAGCAGGCACCCGAGGTGCCGATCATCGCCAACCTCAGCGGGCCGGTCAGCCTGGCCACATCCCTGGTCGACCCTCTCCTGTATTACCGAGCACTGCACCGGGGCAAGGAGGCCGCCCACAGGTTGAACAGGCTTTCGATGAAAAACGCTCTGGCCTTCGGGGATGCCCTGGTTGAAGCCGGTGCGGACGTGATCTGCATCGCCGACCCGAGCGCCACCGGAGAATTGATCGGGCGCAGGGCCTTCGAGGAATTCGTCCTTCCCTACCTCAACGAGATGACGGAACATTTCCGGCAGCGTCATGGAAAGCCGTCCATCGTCCATATCTGCGGGGACGTGAAGAGTCTGGGAACCGTTTTGGAGCAACTGACCGCCGAGTCGGTCAGCGTCGATGCGGTCGTGGGCATTCCCCTGTTAAAAGCCCTGGCCTCCGGAAAGGTGACCATGGGGAACATCAGCACTTATCTCCTTGAGCTGGGCGACCCCGAGAAGCTGGCCAGGGTCAGTGAGCAGTGCCTGAGCCAAGGGGTCGACATCCTGGCCCCGGCCTGCGGCATCAGCCCCAGGACACCGATCAACAACATCCTGGCCGTCTCCGAGACGGCCTGCCGTTACCGGACGATGGCGTAG
- a CDS encoding hydantoinase/oxoprolinase family protein: MDLGIGIDTGGTFTDAVIIDMASGRILAKAKSATTRQDLRQGIGNALQGLERSLFSRVRLVSLSTTLATNNIVEGKGARVGLIAAVPNPGSFSLPAGIPAEEAVVIAGAHDRRGRVTTDLDADAAGEAIARLAEKVDAFAVSGYFSIYNARHELHLKEMISQRCSLPVVCGHELSGSVGMVERAVTAALNARLMPVVRDLLCAVRRMLEENSIHAPLMVVRGDGSLISAATAEDRPVETVLSGPAASIAGACRLSGHRDAVVVDMGGTTTDIAVVTGGGTPVDMDGAVVGGWKTRVRAVNMWTVGLGGDSRIVVQGDGLIRLGPRRAIPLCAAATASPPFLRRIRELDEPHGAKKPMALDFFTLVKRPGYSLSRHERALFEALDGNFQHRDRIAEEIGPFIDLDRLAALGILAEVAFTPTDILHARGTLDLWDKEASTLGADFLAKCAGMECEELLDRMLGEIIATLCLQMTAKALHEHDPLARCWSSGNLDFLDRLLRLPAGSGIGMGVRLDRPVIGVGAPAKDFLPEAAARLGTRLIVPEHAEVANAFGAITGRVVERAEVTIRPDKPEGFLLISADERRRFETLAEAVSAGEEHSRQTARRRTEERGGRQIEISVEKEESVMPLASGWGDRVFLEIKLTATASGVPAY, encoded by the coding sequence ATGGACCTCGGCATAGGCATCGATACGGGCGGCACCTTCACCGACGCCGTCATCATCGATATGGCGTCCGGCCGGATACTCGCCAAGGCCAAGTCCGCCACCACCCGGCAGGATCTCAGGCAGGGGATCGGCAATGCGCTTCAGGGCCTCGAGCGGTCTCTCTTCTCCCGGGTCAGACTCGTGTCCCTTTCCACCACCCTGGCCACCAACAACATCGTCGAGGGGAAAGGGGCCCGGGTGGGCTTGATCGCCGCCGTCCCCAACCCCGGCAGTTTTTCCCTTCCGGCTGGCATCCCGGCCGAGGAGGCGGTCGTGATCGCCGGCGCCCACGACCGCCGGGGCAGAGTTACCACGGATCTCGATGCCGACGCCGCAGGGGAGGCCATCGCCCGGTTGGCGGAGAAGGTGGACGCCTTCGCGGTTTCCGGCTATTTCAGCATCTACAATGCCCGGCACGAACTCCATCTGAAGGAGATGATCTCTCAGCGGTGCTCCCTGCCCGTGGTGTGCGGTCATGAACTCTCGGGGTCGGTCGGCATGGTTGAGCGGGCGGTCACCGCGGCCCTCAATGCGCGGCTTATGCCCGTCGTTCGCGATCTTCTCTGTGCCGTGCGGCGGATGCTGGAAGAAAACAGCATCCATGCCCCCCTCATGGTCGTCAGGGGGGACGGCTCGCTGATCAGTGCCGCGACCGCCGAAGATCGGCCGGTGGAGACGGTCCTCTCCGGCCCTGCGGCCAGCATTGCCGGGGCCTGCCGATTGAGCGGCCATCGGGATGCCGTTGTCGTCGACATGGGTGGGACCACGACCGATATCGCCGTCGTTACAGGCGGCGGGACCCCTGTCGATATGGATGGGGCGGTGGTCGGCGGTTGGAAGACCCGGGTTCGCGCAGTGAATATGTGGACCGTGGGATTGGGGGGAGACAGCCGGATCGTGGTGCAGGGAGACGGCCTGATACGCCTCGGACCGCGGCGAGCGATCCCGCTCTGCGCGGCGGCGACGGCCTCGCCCCCGTTTCTCCGGAGGATCAGGGAACTCGATGAGCCCCATGGGGCAAAAAAACCGATGGCTCTCGATTTTTTCACCCTGGTCAAAAGGCCCGGATACTCCCTGTCCCGCCATGAGAGAGCGCTATTCGAGGCCCTCGACGGAAACTTTCAGCACCGCGACCGGATTGCCGAAGAGATCGGACCGTTCATCGACCTCGACCGACTGGCCGCCCTCGGCATTCTCGCCGAAGTCGCCTTTACCCCGACGGATATCCTCCATGCCCGGGGGACTCTCGATCTCTGGGATAAAGAAGCCTCCACTCTGGGAGCGGACTTTCTGGCGAAATGCGCGGGCATGGAGTGTGAAGAGTTGCTCGATCGGATGCTGGGTGAAATCATCGCGACCCTTTGCCTGCAGATGACGGCCAAGGCGCTTCATGAACATGATCCCCTGGCCCGCTGCTGGTCTTCCGGCAATCTTGATTTTCTCGACAGGTTGCTGCGGCTGCCGGCTGGCTCGGGGATCGGCATGGGGGTTCGCCTGGACCGCCCGGTAATCGGCGTCGGGGCGCCGGCCAAGGATTTTCTGCCCGAAGCTGCCGCCCGACTGGGGACACGATTGATCGTCCCCGAACACGCCGAGGTCGCCAACGCCTTCGGCGCCATCACCGGCCGGGTCGTGGAGCGGGCGGAGGTGACCATCCGCCCCGACAAACCGGAAGGTTTCCTGCTGATTTCCGCGGATGAGCGGCGCCGATTCGAGACCCTGGCCGAAGCCGTGTCTGCCGGCGAGGAACATTCCCGGCAGACGGCCAGAAGGCGAACCGAAGAGAGGGGCGGAAGGCAGATCGAGATCAGCGTGGAGAAGGAGGAATCGGTGATGCCGCTGGCCAGCGGCTGGGGGGATCGGGTGTTTCTGGAAATCAAGCTGACGGCCACCGCCAGCGGCGTTCCGGCCTACTGA
- a CDS encoding ASKHA domain-containing protein: MAVVHFFPDLRSIEVAQGTTILQAARLAGVMLESPCNCVGTCFKCTVRLDFESLKNISLKGSRSHLPEDLKAAKVLSCQAEIRGDIVVELPAAEQTDTLQVLSHGERGVLDLDPCISKTYSEAEDVTGVFALGRLLAKEPGDTRSTNFGIVVDIGTTTLVASLVDLSTGREIAAASALNPQSRYAQDVLSRIRFASEAAGLNTLHGELIGEINRLTGELVGESGIAAGSIYEVVLSGNTCMLHLATGRNPVSLGRYPYTSALSGGNHFSAALHGLAIAGSGLVYLPPVISGYVGADITSGILATALHRHNGTTLLVDIGTNGEMVLGRSGRLRATSTAAGPAFEGMNISCGMRASRGAVEFFDIAEDGAISVKTIGGAPAAGICGSGLLDIVGELVDHGVIGGNGRFVDAEKSVLPSLLKERLVKHEGKTAFGVTEDLFLSQKDIRQVQLAKGAIRAGIEFLLQDSGIGAGEVDKVLIAGAFGYHLQEKSLLSLGLLPREFAGKVDFVGNTSKSGGQTFLLNRGLRDEMAAVVKNVEVIELANFPDFDRVFVRCLGF; the protein is encoded by the coding sequence ATGGCCGTCGTCCATTTCTTCCCCGACCTCCGGTCGATCGAAGTCGCCCAGGGCACCACCATCCTTCAAGCGGCCCGCCTGGCGGGAGTCATGCTCGAATCTCCCTGCAACTGTGTGGGCACCTGTTTTAAATGCACCGTGCGGCTGGATTTCGAGTCCCTGAAGAATATCTCCTTGAAGGGGAGCCGGTCTCACCTGCCGGAAGATTTGAAAGCGGCAAAGGTCCTCTCCTGCCAGGCCGAAATTCGGGGGGACATCGTCGTGGAGCTCCCTGCCGCCGAGCAGACCGACACCCTTCAGGTTCTGAGTCATGGCGAAAGGGGCGTCCTCGACCTGGATCCGTGCATCAGCAAGACCTATTCGGAAGCGGAAGATGTAACGGGCGTTTTCGCTTTGGGTCGGCTTCTGGCCAAAGAGCCGGGAGACACCCGGAGTACAAACTTCGGCATCGTGGTCGATATCGGCACCACGACCCTGGTGGCTTCTCTGGTCGATCTCTCCACGGGGCGGGAGATCGCTGCGGCCTCAGCCCTCAACCCTCAGAGCCGGTATGCGCAGGATGTCCTTTCCCGAATCCGCTTTGCTTCCGAAGCGGCCGGGCTGAACACCCTGCATGGGGAACTGATCGGGGAGATCAACCGGCTGACCGGCGAGCTTGTCGGAGAGTCGGGCATCGCCGCCGGTTCCATCTACGAGGTGGTGCTGAGCGGCAACACCTGCATGCTGCACCTGGCCACCGGCCGGAACCCCGTCTCGCTGGGCAGATATCCCTATACATCCGCCCTGTCCGGGGGCAATCACTTCTCCGCGGCCCTGCACGGCCTGGCGATCGCAGGCTCCGGACTCGTCTATCTGCCGCCTGTCATCTCCGGGTACGTCGGTGCGGACATCACCTCCGGCATCCTGGCCACGGCACTTCACCGTCATAACGGCACCACCCTGCTGGTCGACATCGGCACCAACGGCGAAATGGTCCTGGGCCGAAGCGGTCGCCTCCGGGCGACCTCTACCGCCGCCGGCCCCGCCTTCGAAGGGATGAACATCTCCTGCGGCATGCGGGCCAGCCGTGGTGCGGTGGAATTTTTCGATATCGCCGAAGACGGGGCAATATCGGTCAAAACCATCGGCGGCGCTCCGGCGGCAGGTATCTGCGGCAGCGGTCTGCTCGATATCGTCGGAGAACTTGTCGATCACGGCGTGATCGGCGGCAACGGCCGGTTCGTCGATGCCGAAAAATCGGTTCTGCCGTCCCTCCTGAAAGAAAGGCTGGTCAAGCACGAAGGAAAGACGGCCTTTGGGGTGACGGAGGATCTGTTCCTTTCGCAGAAGGATATCCGCCAGGTGCAGCTGGCCAAGGGGGCGATTCGCGCCGGCATCGAATTCCTGCTTCAGGATTCCGGCATCGGGGCCGGCGAGGTGGACAAGGTCCTGATCGCCGGAGCCTTCGGTTACCACTTGCAGGAAAAAAGCCTCCTCAGTCTCGGACTCCTCCCGCGCGAATTTGCCGGGAAAGTCGATTTCGTCGGCAATACGTCCAAATCGGGGGGACAGACCTTTCTCCTCAACCGCGGCTTACGCGACGAAATGGCCGCGGTCGTCAAAAACGTCGAGGTCATCGAACTGGCGAACTTCCCGGACTTCGACAGAGTCTTCGTCCGTTGCCTCGGCTTCTGA
- a CDS encoding DUF1638 domain-containing protein, whose protein sequence is MRLGIIACTALKPELDHLLKSIPEAAEVIYLDAAQHCYPQKMLERLREEIRLLGERVDAVFLGYGFCQSLRGIDEEFDFPVILPQVDDCISLLLTPERYAEEVRREVGTWFMPPGWTEIGAHMVIKELKLDRAIRYGRDPMEMARRLFTHYRRGLFIDTGVGDRKVFLDKALAFCKDFGLTLECTTADTTLLAAWLRKARTGTELGGKRRQGKTVIGETRA, encoded by the coding sequence ATGCGACTGGGAATCATTGCCTGCACTGCCCTGAAACCAGAGCTCGACCATCTTCTGAAGTCGATTCCGGAAGCCGCCGAGGTGATCTACCTCGACGCCGCCCAGCACTGTTATCCGCAGAAAATGCTGGAGCGGCTGAGGGAGGAGATCCGCCTGCTGGGGGAACGGGTGGACGCCGTCTTTCTCGGCTACGGCTTCTGCCAATCCCTGCGCGGGATTGACGAGGAGTTCGATTTCCCAGTCATCCTCCCCCAGGTGGATGACTGCATCTCCTTGCTGCTGACCCCTGAGCGCTACGCCGAGGAGGTCCGCCGGGAGGTCGGCACCTGGTTCATGCCTCCCGGATGGACGGAAATCGGAGCCCATATGGTGATCAAGGAACTCAAGCTGGACAGGGCCATCCGTTACGGCCGCGATCCCATGGAGATGGCCCGCCGTCTTTTCACCCATTACCGGCGGGGGCTCTTCATCGACACCGGCGTCGGGGATCGAAAGGTCTTCCTGGACAAGGCCTTGGCCTTCTGCAAGGATTTCGGACTCACCCTGGAATGTACCACCGCCGACACCACCCTGCTGGCCGCCTGGTTGAGAAAGGCTCGGACGGGAACCGAATTAGGGGGAAAACGGCGGCAGGGGAAAACGGTGATAGGAGAAACCCGCGCTTGA
- a CDS encoding GTP-binding protein — MTETASPPLNTLLVCGFLGAGKTTFILEQLKSARGRTAVLVNEFGTLGIDGSLIRCAEGIDVVELPGGCICCSRKDGLQESIRTIREEIRPDRLLIEPSGIAEVSEVLKVLADETLAGVIRLDAVVTILDASTFLDFSDPEAFGTFFLDQVINADLVVVNKADIVSPAELEQVTKRLFELNPAALEVQTAFCRMEEPLPSGRDRELRSFGRTGPTMECVSVVPGMPLSEQQLNNLTSALSEGRFGRVFRGKGFLPLPGGGWINLQIVGRTLTVTPLHDEVQSRLTLIGCDLDGNRVREFFGSNGGTA; from the coding sequence ATGACCGAAACCGCATCACCACCTCTGAATACCCTCCTGGTCTGCGGTTTTCTCGGAGCGGGCAAGACGACCTTCATCCTCGAACAGCTCAAGAGCGCCCGGGGCAGAACCGCGGTCCTGGTCAACGAGTTCGGCACCCTCGGCATCGACGGATCGCTGATCCGCTGCGCCGAGGGGATCGATGTTGTAGAACTGCCCGGCGGCTGCATCTGCTGCAGCCGGAAGGACGGGCTTCAGGAGAGCATCAGGACGATCAGGGAAGAAATTCGCCCGGACCGGCTGCTCATCGAGCCGAGCGGCATTGCCGAGGTCTCGGAAGTTCTCAAGGTGCTGGCGGACGAAACCCTGGCGGGGGTCATCCGCCTCGATGCCGTCGTCACCATCCTCGATGCCTCGACCTTTCTCGATTTTTCCGACCCGGAGGCCTTCGGCACTTTCTTTCTCGACCAGGTGATCAACGCCGATCTGGTCGTCGTCAACAAGGCCGACATCGTTTCTCCGGCGGAACTTGAGCAGGTGACCAAACGCCTTTTCGAGCTGAACCCGGCCGCCCTGGAGGTACAGACCGCTTTTTGCCGGATGGAAGAGCCCCTCCCTTCGGGCAGGGATCGGGAACTCCGCTCTTTCGGCCGGACCGGACCGACGATGGAGTGCGTCAGCGTGGTTCCCGGGATGCCCCTTTCCGAGCAGCAACTGAATAACCTCACCTCCGCGCTCTCCGAAGGGAGATTCGGTCGGGTCTTTCGCGGCAAAGGATTTCTGCCGCTGCCGGGCGGGGGTTGGATCAATCTTCAGATCGTCGGCCGGACCCTGACCGTGACCCCTCTTCACGACGAGGTTCAGTCGCGGCTCACCCTGATCGGCTGCGATCTGGACGGCAACCGGGTGCGAGAATTTTTCGGCTCGAACGGGGGAACGGCATGA